The Blautia obeum ATCC 29174 region TGGCAATCGAAAATCTGTCAGCGACAACCCTTAGAAACATCATCGGTGACATGGAACTGGATGAAACGCTGACTTCTCGTGAAGTTATCAACACTAAGATGCGTGCATCCCTGGATGTGGCAACAGATCCGTGGGGAATCAAAGTAAATCGTGTGGAACTGAAAAATATTATTCCGCCGGCAGCAATCCAGGAAGCTATGGAGAAACAGATGAAGGCTGAGCGTGAAAGACGTGAAGCAATTCTCCGCGCAGAAGGTGAGAAAAAATCTACGATCCTTGTTGCAGAAGGTAAAAAAGAATCTGCAATCCTCGATGCGGAAGCTGAGAAACAGGCTGCGATTCTGAAAGCAGAAGCGCAGAAAGAACGTATGATCAAAGAGGCTGAAGGACAGGCAGAGGCAGTTCTGAAAGTTCAGAAAGCTAATGCAGAAGGTATCCGTATGATCCGTGAAGCCGGGGCAGATCAGGCAGTACTTACACTGAAGAGCCTGGAAGCATTTGGAAAGGCAGCAGATGGTAAGGCTACCAAGATCATTATCCCGTCTGAGATCCAGGGACTGGCAGGACTTGCATCATCTCTGAAAGAGATCGTTGTTGAGGATAAGAAAACAGAAGAATAATTTTTTCTAAAGAAACACGAAAAAAGAGGAGTAACTGTTATGAACTTAAAAGGACGCAATTTTCTTACGCTGAAAGACTTTACACCAGAAGAGATCACCTACATGATCGATCTCGCTGCTGAATTAAAAGCAAAGAAAAAAGCAGGAGAGCTTCATGAATATTATAAAGGCAAAAACATTGCCCTGATCTTTGAGAAAACAAGCACCAGAACACGTTGCGCATTTGAAGTAGCTGCTCATGATCTTGGAATGGGCAGTACATATCTGGATCCGACCGGTTCTCAGATCGGCAAGAAAGAAAGTATTGCCGATACCGCAAGAGTTCTTGGAAGAATGTATGAAGGAATCGAATACAGAGGATTTGGACAGGATATTGTTGAAGAACTGGCCAAATATGCAGGCGTTCCGGTATGGAACGGACTGACAAACGAATATCATCCGACACAGATG contains the following coding sequences:
- a CDS encoding SPFH domain-containing protein gives rise to the protein MAGIIIFIVLIVLVLWILASCIRIVPQAYAIVVERLGAYKETWNTGIHFKTPFIDRVARRVNLKEQVVDFPPQPVITKDNVTMQIDTVVFFQITDPKLFAYGVENPIMAIENLSATTLRNIIGDMELDETLTSREVINTKMRASLDVATDPWGIKVNRVELKNIIPPAAIQEAMEKQMKAERERREAILRAEGEKKSTILVAEGKKESAILDAEAEKQAAILKAEAQKERMIKEAEGQAEAVLKVQKANAEGIRMIREAGADQAVLTLKSLEAFGKAADGKATKIIIPSEIQGLAGLASSLKEIVVEDKKTEE